GGTTGAACCTGATAGCAGGTGACCGTGTCTTCCTGGGGATTGAAAAAGCCCTGAGGGTTGAGAGACTGGGGCTGGCCCACTGCCTGATGCACGCAGGGGCGCGGCGGGTGGGGCACGCCTATTTCGAGCACCTTCTGGGGGGCGGGAAGAGGCCGGGGTGGCCGCGCCTTTTCAGGCGAGGGACGATCGGTGTGGTGCGGAGCGGGCTGGCCCTACTAACCGCCCTGGGGGAAACATGTGGCAGAAAGCTGATGGGAAAACAAAGGCGGAATGATAGCGCCTGACCGAATAGAACAGGTATTGCAGAGAGGCAGTCATTGAATACACCAAATAGCCCTTCCTCGGAATCCCGGGCACAGGCCAGCGGGGGCACGGCTGAGAAGGTGGTCCGGAACAGCTTCTTCAACCTGGCAAATGTTGCTGTCACTATTCCCCTTTCCTTCATCATTTCCATCATTCTGGCCCGAGGGCTGGGGCCGGAGGCCTATGGTACCTATGCCTTCTATATCTGGGTTATTTCCCTTTGCGGTTACATGGTGAACTTGGGCCTGGGGTCTGCGGCCATCAAATACATCTCCGAATATTCTGGAGGGGGCAAAAGGGAAGAGGCCAAGGGAATAATCTGGATGGTATTCAGGGGCCGTCTGCTGGTCGGTCTGGCCCTATCCCTGGCGATTCTACTCCTGGCGGTGCCTCTCAGTCATATCCTGGGAAAGGGACATAGCCCCCTCTTTCTGGTTTTGGTGGCCCTGGCAGTGGTGCCCTATAACCTCTACTATCTTCTCCAGTCTATCTTTGCCGGACTTCAGAAGTTTGAATATTGGACCATCCAGGCCCTGGTTACCATCCCCCTGCGCCTTGTCCTGGCCGTCCTTCTCCTTTACCTGGGGTTTGCTGCCATGGGGCAGCTCGCCCTGGACCTGTTTATCTGGGTGCTGGGTCTTGGAGTGGCTATCTTCCTTCTCAACCGGTTCATCCCGTTGAGGAGCCTCTTACGGGCCCCCCTGACCCCGGAGGCCTTCGCCAGGGCCCGGAAATACGCCGTGGCCATGACGGGCATCCTCCTGGCCCATTACCTCCTCTGGGAGCGTCCCGAGGTCTTCTTCTTGGGGCTCTTCCGTCCCGATGAAGAGGTGGGATTCTATAGCCTGGCGGTCAAGCTCCCCCGCTTCCTGATGACCCTGGTGCCCGCCGTATTGGCCGGGGTGCTCCTTCCTACCCTGTCGGAGCAGTTCGGGAAAGGGAACCTGGCCAAGCTAAAGACTGTCTATACCACCTCAGCCCGCTACCTTATGATCCTGGCCCTGCCCCTGGTAGCGGGGGGCATTGCCTTGGCCACCCCTCTGGTAAATGTGGTTTATGGGGCAGCCTATACCCCTGTTATCCGGACAATGGCTATAGTCTTTCTCCCGGCCGCTTTTCTTGTCTTTGTCACCCTTTGCCTCCATGTCCTCTACGCCATAGACAAGCCAGCCTATGCGCTTAGGGTGAATCTCGTGCTGGCCCCCCTGAACATAGGGCTCAACTTGCTCGTAATTCCCCGCTATGGCATCCTGGGGGCTGCTCTAGTTACCTCCAGTTTGCAGCTACTGTCCTTTCCTATATACATCTGGCTAGTCTACAGGGAGACCAGGGCCCTCTGGCCCTTGGCCGACGGGGCCAGGACAGCCCTGGCCGCTTCCTTGATGGGCCTGGTCCTGTTTTTGGTGTATAGCTTGTGGGGCAACCTTCCTGCACTTGTCTTAGCTCTCTCCTTGGGGGTCCCTGTGTATTTCCTGGGACTAGTGGCTGTGGGGGCTCTCCGCCCAGGGGACCTGGCTACTCTGGCCAAGGCCAAGGAAATTCTCCCCCGCCGACTGGCTGGCCCCTACCAGAAGGTTCTGGGAGTGATGCAGGGGATAGTCAGGGAAGAAGGCTTTCTCCCCTCATGGATAACGGGGAGCGCGAGGAAGCGATGACAGGGGGGAAATGGCATGAGGCTTCACCAAGTGGCCCGCGTAAACAAGTGGAGTGCCACGTTTCTGTTAGCCATGAAGCTTAGGACGAAACGCGTAGTCAAGCTTAGCTCGAAGCTTTTCTTTCTTGCAATGTACTACTCGTTTGCCAGATATCTTCCTGTTTCCTATAAACCATATGGAGGGAGAATTGCGAGAAAAGTAAGATATGTTCTTTGCAGACACATTTTTGACAAATGCGGTAAGAACGCGAATATCGAACACGGTGTAGACTTCGGTAGCGGAAGCGGGATAGAAATTGGCGACCATTCGGGTTTGGGTATAGATTCCCGGATCGGTCTTGTGAAGATTGGCAAGGATGTGATGATGGGCCCGGAGGTCATGATAATCTCTCGCGAGCACATATATTCTGACTTGGAGAGGCCAATGAGAGTGCAAGGTGGTGTATCAGAGGCAGTCATCATTGAGGACGATGTCTGGATAGGCGCGCGTGCCATAATCTTGCGAGGCGTGAGAATTGGACGGGGATCAATCGTGGGCGCAGGGGCGGTTGTGACTAGGGACGTACCCCAACATGCAGTGGTAGGTGGTAACCCCGCCAGAATCCTGAAGTATCGGCTCAGGTCAGAAGATCCCATCTGAATTAGGCCAAGAAGACCCTTCTGTCTTAGCTAATTGCCAACTTGACCAGCCTAGCTATGGCCGCTCTCACCTGCGCGTGCCTCATGGGGACTGGACTCGACTACCAACAGTTGGGTCGTCAGTACTATCACTGCTGGAACGAACGGGCTATTGAACGGCTTC
The window above is part of the Chloroflexota bacterium genome. Proteins encoded here:
- a CDS encoding acyltransferase produces the protein MKLRTKRVVKLSSKLFFLAMYYSFARYLPVSYKPYGGRIARKVRYVLCRHIFDKCGKNANIEHGVDFGSGSGIEIGDHSGLGIDSRIGLVKIGKDVMMGPEVMIISREHIYSDLERPMRVQGGVSEAVIIEDDVWIGARAIILRGVRIGRGSIVGAGAVVTRDVPQHAVVGGNPARILKYRLRSEDPI
- a CDS encoding flippase; the protein is MNTPNSPSSESRAQASGGTAEKVVRNSFFNLANVAVTIPLSFIISIILARGLGPEAYGTYAFYIWVISLCGYMVNLGLGSAAIKYISEYSGGGKREEAKGIIWMVFRGRLLVGLALSLAILLLAVPLSHILGKGHSPLFLVLVALAVVPYNLYYLLQSIFAGLQKFEYWTIQALVTIPLRLVLAVLLLYLGFAAMGQLALDLFIWVLGLGVAIFLLNRFIPLRSLLRAPLTPEAFARARKYAVAMTGILLAHYLLWERPEVFFLGLFRPDEEVGFYSLAVKLPRFLMTLVPAVLAGVLLPTLSEQFGKGNLAKLKTVYTTSARYLMILALPLVAGGIALATPLVNVVYGAAYTPVIRTMAIVFLPAAFLVFVTLCLHVLYAIDKPAYALRVNLVLAPLNIGLNLLVIPRYGILGAALVTSSLQLLSFPIYIWLVYRETRALWPLADGARTALAASLMGLVLFLVYSLWGNLPALVLALSLGVPVYFLGLVAVGALRPGDLATLAKAKEILPRRLAGPYQKVLGVMQGIVREEGFLPSWITGSARKR